ATCCTCAAACGATGGTCTTTATGGGGTGCTTGGCAGATGAGCAAGCTGAACATAGGCCCATTTATACTGCCAGCATGTTTGCGGACAATGAACTAGGCCTCCCCATGGATGAGGGATTTGAACGGGAGGTGAACAAGTTAAGAAAGAAGAAACGGCGTATTGTTGAAGTCGGCTGCTTAGCATCAGATCCGACATACCGCAAAGGAAATAAAAATGTTCCTATGATTATGAATAGATTTATTTATAATCATGCTATTGAAGTCCTCCATGCGGATGACCTATTAATTACTGTTCACCCCAAATATTTAAAAATTTACGAAGATATTCTTTTGTTTGAAAAGATCGGAGAGCTTTCAGAGTATCCCTATGTAGAAGATAACCCAGCCGTAGCGCTTCGGCTAAATTTGAGAACAGCTTCCGAAAAATTTAGAAAAGCTTATGGTAACAAGCCAATCGGGAAAAATTTATACCATTTCTTTTTTGGGTCAGGATCAAGCCCCGATAGCCTACCGTTGGAGCAGAAAAAAGAGGGGAGCGAGAAATATTATGGAACTGACAAGAAAAATCTCGTTATCAATGCATATTCCGCGGCCCTGCGGGCTGCTATAGTTCCATAATAAATGTAAGTTCCAGTCATTCCATATCGTCGCAGAAAATTTGTCCGCCGTTCTTAATTGGGCGTTTGATTAACGGCTTACGATTTAAGCATTCCTTCATGAATTAAAAATTCGATGATGTCGTCAATGCCTTTTCCGGTTTTCATGTTGGCAAATACAAAGGGCTTGTCTTTTCTCATTCGGAGGGTATCCTGTTCCATGATTTCAAGGGATGCGCCGACTATGTGCGCTAAATCTACCTTGTTGATTACCAGAAGATCGGACCGTGTGATGCCGGGGCCCCCTTTCCGTGGGATTTTGTCCCCTGCCGAAACATCAATGACATAGATGGAAAGATCTGCCAGCTCTGGGCTGAAGGTGGCACTCAAGTTGTCGCCCCCGCTTTCCACCAGTACCATATCAAGATTCGGAAATTTTTGGCAGAGGTCTTCTACCGCTGCCAGGTTCATGGATGCATCTTCACGGATGGCCGTGTGGGGGCACCCCCCGGTTTCAACCCCCATGATTCTATCTGCAGACAAGGCCTGTCTGCGGATCAAAAAATCCTGGTCTTCCCGGGTATAGATATCATTGGTGACCACGGCAAGTTCAAATCGATCTCTCATATTCAGGCAAAGCGCCTCAAGAAGGGCTGTTTTACCTGAGCCGACGGGTCCTCCAAC
This window of the uncultured Desulfobacter sp. genome carries:
- a CDS encoding N-acyl-L-homoserine lactone synthetase, giving the protein MNLSDLLLNSFLPCLPGNFRKKIIRGGLPDFQTSLEDVTFQQVFRAEDYMSCFKLVYDVYLEAGFIKPSSLPYRIIKHHSDPQTMVFMGCLADEQAEHRPIYTASMFADNELGLPMDEGFEREVNKLRKKKRRIVEVGCLASDPTYRKGNKNVPMIMNRFIYNHAIEVLHADDLLITVHPKYLKIYEDILLFEKIGELSEYPYVEDNPAVALRLNLRTASEKFRKAYGNKPIGKNLYHFFFGSGSSPDSLPLEQKKEGSEKYYGTDKKNLVINAYSAALRAAIVP
- the ureG gene encoding urease accessory protein UreG, whose product is MNKKAPLRVGVGGPVGSGKTALLEALCLNMRDRFELAVVTNDIYTREDQDFLIRRQALSADRIMGVETGGCPHTAIREDASMNLAAVEDLCQKFPNLDMVLVESGGDNLSATFSPELADLSIYVIDVSAGDKIPRKGGPGITRSDLLVINKVDLAHIVGASLEIMEQDTLRMRKDKPFVFANMKTGKGIDDIIEFLIHEGMLKS